One segment of Allorhodopirellula heiligendammensis DNA contains the following:
- a CDS encoding C25 family cysteine peptidase → MRTLPVLLKYVHLRKHQAFPRWLCVAGMLALASVSSAADVVVVCADSFRESLEPWCQLRRAEGLKLAFCRPSLTAEETSTRVREAADPSTRYVVLVGDAPDYSPRAQNSALNQGISHNQATAVDSDRVTRIPAFYLPAKVTAAFGSTPTYPADLPYGDLDGDGITDAAVGRLPVVTPDQLADLVHRLLAYELSQDFGVWRRSFQLTAGVGGFGMLIDGAIESVTRSVLTSVLPADAKPQIAYASPGHAFCPPEESFSTAVLGRYRNGSRFWVYAGHGSVDQLNFLSRSQQDAAALSESALTQRTTDGQWRVESLLDNQTVTRLVAPPGRAPIAILLACYAGAYDAPGDCLSERMLLTPGGPVSVIAASRLTMPYGNARFGLGLLESAYHDVDAADAPERLGDAMRAAVRNLQIQRPGSTTQMMVDGLATLISPAADQLADERSEHAGLYQLFGDPTLNLQSPQQLSVTVNAAETSDQSSEAAVVPSHTVCVNVTSPIAGRLTVCVDRPLTAVSAPTVGLPDNAADDPHGCTLGYVTIPIEGNVAGITTIPLPEDWSGPVVIRGFVQGREGWASGSARTVVD, encoded by the coding sequence GTGAGAACACTGCCCGTGCTGCTGAAATACGTCCACTTGAGAAAACACCAGGCATTCCCGCGATGGCTCTGCGTGGCAGGCATGCTCGCGCTGGCATCGGTGAGCTCGGCTGCGGACGTCGTCGTCGTGTGTGCGGATAGCTTTCGAGAATCGCTCGAACCCTGGTGTCAGCTTCGCCGCGCCGAGGGCTTGAAACTCGCATTCTGTCGTCCCTCTCTTACCGCAGAAGAAACATCGACGCGAGTTCGCGAGGCCGCTGATCCATCGACGCGGTACGTCGTTCTCGTTGGTGACGCGCCAGACTATTCCCCTCGCGCGCAAAACTCTGCACTCAACCAAGGAATCTCGCACAACCAAGCAACAGCGGTCGACTCCGACCGTGTCACACGCATTCCAGCCTTCTATCTGCCGGCGAAAGTAACCGCCGCGTTTGGCTCGACGCCGACGTACCCTGCGGATCTGCCCTACGGTGATTTGGACGGTGACGGTATCACGGACGCGGCGGTGGGTCGCCTGCCCGTCGTTACGCCCGATCAATTAGCAGATTTGGTGCATCGTCTCTTGGCCTACGAATTGTCGCAAGACTTTGGTGTGTGGCGACGTAGCTTCCAACTCACTGCGGGCGTTGGCGGATTTGGGATGTTGATCGACGGCGCGATTGAGTCGGTGACCCGATCCGTTCTCACAAGCGTACTGCCGGCTGACGCGAAGCCACAAATCGCCTATGCCAGTCCCGGTCATGCATTCTGTCCGCCGGAGGAGTCGTTTAGCACTGCGGTGCTCGGACGGTACCGCAACGGATCGAGGTTCTGGGTGTATGCTGGGCATGGCAGCGTTGACCAACTGAATTTTCTTTCCCGATCGCAGCAGGATGCGGCAGCCCTCTCCGAGTCGGCCCTGACGCAACGAACGACTGATGGACAGTGGCGGGTGGAATCGCTGCTTGATAATCAAACCGTCACCCGTTTAGTAGCACCTCCCGGTCGGGCTCCCATCGCGATCTTGTTGGCGTGCTACGCCGGAGCGTATGACGCCCCTGGCGACTGCCTATCCGAACGGATGCTGCTAACCCCCGGTGGTCCGGTCTCCGTAATCGCCGCGAGCCGCTTAACGATGCCTTACGGCAATGCCCGATTCGGACTCGGGTTGCTCGAATCCGCCTACCACGATGTCGATGCTGCCGACGCCCCTGAGCGATTGGGGGACGCGATGCGAGCAGCCGTTCGTAATTTGCAGATTCAACGACCAGGCTCGACGACGCAGATGATGGTCGATGGTCTGGCCACCCTGATCTCTCCGGCCGCTGATCAGTTGGCCGACGAGCGCAGCGAGCACGCGGGTTTGTATCAGCTTTTCGGTGATCCTACACTCAATCTTCAGTCGCCTCAGCAGTTGTCAGTGACCGTGAACGCGGCCGAAACAAGCGACCAGTCATCGGAGGCGGCAGTAGTCCCTAGCCACACAGTCTGTGTGAACGTGACCAGTCCAATTGCGGGCAGACTCACCGTCTGTGTTGATCGCCCATTAACGGCGGTATCCGCCCCGACCGTTGGGCTCCCAGACAATGCGGCAGACGACCCGCACGGCTGTACCCTCGGCTACGTGACGATTCCTATTGAAGGTAACGTCGCCGGCATAACGACAATTCCTCTCCCAGAAGACTGGAGCGGCCCAGTCGTCATTCGTGGATTCGTGCAAGGACGCGAAGGCTGGGCCAGCGGTTCGGCGAGGACCGTGGTGGACTAG
- a CDS encoding Glu/Leu/Phe/Val family dehydrogenase, with protein sequence MKAFEATRHFFNQAADQLDISEELREALLMPDREIQVQVTIRRDDGHLANFVGFRVQHDHARGPMKGGLRYHHEVDLDESRALASLMTWKTAVVDLPYGGAKGGIGVDPAKLSKSEIERLTRAFVDQIHDIVGPDTDIPAPDMGTDHQVMSWFRNQWEKYHGFNPAVITGKPVEEYGARGREEATGRGVGTLTQKLVKRLGMSADQSKVAIQGFGNVGSHAAKFLHEGQFPIVAVSDITGTYYNADGLNIPKLLRHKLAHPKGLLEGFEDAEHLPLDALLKLEHVDVLIPAALGGVITAENVEAITAKVIIEAANGPTHPDADKILNERGVTVLPDILANAGGVTVSYFEWVQNRQHYRWSLDRVRQELDRTMNDAFESVWQMAAQHEVSLRTAAYMIGISRVKRATELAGLA encoded by the coding sequence ATGAAAGCCTTCGAAGCGACGCGTCACTTTTTCAACCAGGCCGCTGACCAGCTCGATATTAGTGAGGAACTGCGTGAAGCATTGCTGATGCCCGACCGCGAGATTCAGGTCCAGGTGACAATCCGCCGAGATGACGGGCACCTGGCGAACTTCGTGGGCTTCCGAGTTCAGCACGATCATGCCCGCGGTCCCATGAAAGGCGGTCTGCGGTATCACCACGAAGTCGATTTGGACGAATCGCGTGCGCTGGCGAGTTTGATGACATGGAAAACGGCTGTTGTGGATCTGCCCTATGGTGGCGCGAAAGGCGGCATTGGCGTGGATCCAGCGAAATTATCTAAAAGCGAAATTGAGCGACTGACGCGTGCGTTCGTCGATCAAATCCACGATATCGTCGGTCCCGATACCGACATCCCCGCCCCAGATATGGGAACCGACCACCAGGTGATGAGTTGGTTTCGCAACCAATGGGAAAAATACCACGGTTTCAACCCAGCGGTGATCACTGGCAAACCAGTTGAGGAATACGGTGCCAGGGGGCGTGAGGAAGCAACAGGGCGAGGTGTCGGGACACTGACGCAGAAACTTGTTAAGCGACTCGGCATGTCGGCGGACCAATCGAAAGTTGCGATCCAGGGATTTGGCAATGTAGGATCCCACGCGGCTAAGTTCTTGCATGAAGGACAGTTCCCGATTGTGGCGGTGTCCGATATCACGGGGACGTATTACAATGCTGATGGATTGAATATTCCCAAGTTGCTCAGGCACAAGTTGGCACATCCCAAGGGCCTGCTTGAAGGATTCGAAGATGCCGAGCATTTGCCGCTGGACGCGTTGCTGAAGCTTGAACATGTGGACGTTTTAATTCCAGCGGCTCTCGGTGGAGTGATCACCGCAGAAAACGTGGAGGCGATCACCGCCAAGGTCATCATTGAGGCGGCCAACGGTCCCACACATCCCGATGCCGACAAAATTCTCAATGAACGCGGTGTGACCGTTTTGCCAGACATTTTGGCAAATGCGGGCGGGGTCACCGTGAGTTATTTCGAATGGGTTCAAAATCGCCAGCACTACCGCTGGTCGCTCGATCGCGTCCGTCAAGAACTCGATCGGACAATGAACGATGCCTTCGAGTCAGTGTGGCAGATGGCCGCGCAGCACGAGGTTTCGTTGCGAACCGCCGCGTACATGATCGGCATTTCACGCGTCAAACGGGCGACTGAGTTGGCTGGATTGGCGTGA
- a CDS encoding NUDIX hydrolase, producing MPDFTLLLHTARFDVVEMDLPSRDGQTHRRAYVRHPGAVVLLPLLDANTIVMIENERTGVGETLLELPAGTRDPGEPPLETAARELVEETGYHANELEVVCEFYSAPGLGNELMHMVVARDLTAGEQQLEATERIVTRVVERDEVERLVRGRHIRDSKTLVGLQYFLLGY from the coding sequence GTGCCTGACTTCACCTTATTGCTGCATACCGCTCGGTTCGACGTGGTGGAAATGGACTTGCCATCTCGGGACGGCCAGACGCATCGACGGGCCTACGTGCGGCATCCGGGGGCAGTCGTGCTGCTGCCCCTGCTCGATGCCAACACGATTGTAATGATCGAGAATGAACGCACTGGGGTCGGCGAGACGCTGTTGGAATTGCCGGCCGGGACACGTGATCCGGGAGAGCCGCCGCTGGAGACGGCGGCCCGGGAACTCGTCGAAGAGACAGGCTACCACGCCAATGAGTTGGAGGTGGTGTGTGAGTTTTACTCCGCTCCGGGGCTTGGTAACGAGCTGATGCACATGGTCGTCGCCCGGGATCTCACCGCTGGCGAGCAGCAACTCGAGGCGACGGAGCGAATTGTGACCCGCGTTGTCGAACGCGACGAAGTGGAGCGGCTGGTGCGAGGCCGGCACATCCGCGACTCCAAGACACTCGTCGGGCTACAGTATTTCCTGCTGGGTTATTAG
- a CDS encoding FeoA domain-containing protein: MFSEVSLEHFIGTSGEIARLDLPEACAIRLKALGLFAGQHVQLSRGGNPMIVKAAGGKIAVAGEIARGIYMRVAS, encoded by the coding sequence ATGTTCAGCGAAGTCAGTCTAGAACATTTCATCGGCACCAGTGGCGAAATTGCTCGACTGGATCTTCCCGAAGCCTGTGCGATTCGGTTGAAGGCGCTTGGTCTGTTTGCCGGTCAGCATGTGCAATTGTCACGTGGCGGCAATCCAATGATCGTCAAAGCTGCGGGCGGCAAGATCGCCGTGGCCGGGGAGATCGCTCGAGGTATCTACATGCGAGTAGCCTCCTGA
- the feoB gene encoding ferrous iron transport protein B, translating into MSTSVESTEPHAGNTSTEKKSGSPVVAMLGNPNVGKTSMFNRLTNLLAKTSNFPGTTIDRRIGRVELDAGKSITLVDLPGMYSFEPSSPEEQVAHDFVLGQSDMVPDAVLIVVDATNLQRTLFIVRHALQQGRPTMVVVNMIEAARRRGIEIDLNTLGRKLGCPVVGVSARTGEGFDRLKSQLDILLSGPALPMLIGDASAECPPQPAENVLTVVSTEESSCGSCRVCPFADGHQWASALARESIVDGSVVSDETADRVDRFLTHRWFGMAVFAVVMVIAFSLVFWIAQVPMQWLDDGFAALGAAVSDWLPEGDFQSLVVDGIIGGVGGVVVFLPQILILFFMLAILEDSGYLARAVVVVDRWMRRVGLPGQAFVPLLAAHACAIPAIMATKVIENRRDRLAAIMVIPLMTCSARLPVYTMLAAMLFPDNPLLAAGLFAGAYVLGMVAAFIVALILKLTLLPGQPSPLILDLPHYRTPSIRNALRYSYERGWMFLRDAGTVILLISIGIWVLSTYPKLSDERFEAELAAKHVAADQISESELENVRAAADQEYAIIGQMGQIVAPVFEPLGFDWKISVGVMTSFAAREVVVSTLSILYGLGPEPEEGSTLQHRLTAATYPDGRRVFTPATCVSLLVFFVLAMQCLPTQAVTKKETGSWKWAAFQFGYMTLLAYAAAFIAYQTVSMLS; encoded by the coding sequence ATGAGTACGTCGGTCGAGTCGACCGAACCGCACGCTGGTAATACGTCGACAGAAAAGAAATCGGGCTCGCCTGTCGTCGCGATGTTGGGGAATCCCAATGTTGGCAAGACGTCGATGTTCAATCGACTGACGAATCTGCTTGCCAAAACGTCAAACTTCCCCGGGACGACGATCGATCGGCGGATCGGTCGAGTTGAACTGGATGCCGGCAAATCGATCACCCTCGTCGACTTGCCCGGCATGTATTCATTCGAACCTTCGTCGCCGGAGGAGCAGGTTGCCCACGACTTTGTGCTGGGACAGTCCGACATGGTGCCCGATGCGGTGCTGATTGTCGTCGACGCGACGAACTTGCAACGGACCCTCTTTATCGTTCGGCACGCTCTCCAGCAGGGCCGGCCCACGATGGTCGTAGTCAATATGATCGAAGCGGCGCGGCGGCGTGGAATTGAGATCGATCTCAATACGCTGGGTCGCAAATTGGGCTGTCCCGTCGTCGGCGTGTCGGCCCGCACCGGTGAGGGTTTTGATCGCCTGAAGTCGCAACTCGACATTTTGTTGTCCGGTCCTGCCCTGCCGATGCTGATCGGAGATGCGTCTGCGGAGTGTCCACCGCAACCCGCTGAAAACGTGTTGACGGTAGTCTCCACTGAGGAATCCTCTTGTGGATCCTGTCGTGTCTGTCCATTTGCCGATGGTCACCAATGGGCCTCCGCGTTAGCCCGCGAGAGCATTGTCGATGGCAGTGTCGTTTCTGACGAAACAGCTGACCGAGTCGATCGCTTTTTGACTCATCGCTGGTTTGGCATGGCTGTGTTCGCAGTCGTCATGGTGATCGCATTCTCACTTGTCTTCTGGATCGCCCAGGTCCCGATGCAGTGGCTCGACGATGGCTTCGCCGCTCTCGGCGCCGCCGTCAGCGACTGGCTGCCGGAGGGAGACTTCCAAAGTCTTGTGGTTGACGGGATCATTGGCGGCGTAGGGGGCGTGGTCGTATTCCTGCCGCAGATCCTCATACTATTCTTCATGCTGGCGATTTTAGAAGACTCCGGGTATCTTGCCCGGGCCGTCGTCGTGGTGGACCGCTGGATGCGTCGCGTTGGCCTACCCGGCCAGGCATTTGTGCCGTTGTTAGCCGCACACGCCTGTGCCATCCCTGCCATCATGGCAACTAAGGTTATTGAAAACCGACGAGATCGCTTGGCTGCGATCATGGTCATCCCGCTGATGACCTGCTCGGCTCGCTTGCCGGTCTATACGATGCTCGCCGCGATGCTGTTTCCCGATAACCCGCTTCTCGCTGCGGGGCTGTTTGCGGGGGCCTATGTGCTCGGCATGGTTGCCGCTTTTATCGTCGCGTTGATACTCAAACTGACATTGCTGCCGGGCCAACCATCGCCGCTCATCCTCGATTTGCCGCACTACCGGACACCTTCGATTCGTAACGCCCTGCGATATTCGTACGAGCGTGGCTGGATGTTTTTGCGGGATGCAGGGACTGTAATCCTTTTGATCTCGATCGGCATTTGGGTGCTCTCGACCTATCCCAAACTCTCCGACGAACGCTTCGAAGCAGAACTTGCCGCAAAGCATGTCGCCGCCGATCAGATAAGCGAAAGCGAACTTGAAAATGTGCGTGCCGCAGCAGATCAGGAATACGCGATCATCGGACAAATGGGGCAGATCGTTGCACCTGTCTTCGAACCCTTGGGATTCGATTGGAAAATCAGCGTGGGTGTGATGACCAGCTTCGCTGCTCGGGAGGTGGTCGTGTCGACGCTCTCGATCCTCTACGGTCTCGGCCCTGAGCCTGAAGAAGGCTCAACGCTACAGCACCGACTCACCGCGGCGACCTATCCGGACGGGCGGCGCGTATTCACTCCGGCGACCTGCGTCAGTCTACTGGTATTTTTTGTGCTCGCGATGCAGTGCCTGCCAACGCAAGCGGTCACCAAAAAGGAAACGGGCTCGTGGAAATGGGCGGCATTCCAGTTCGGCTACATGACGCTGCTGGCCTACGCGGCCGCATTCATCGCCTATCAGACAGTCTCGATGCTCTCGTAG